From one Colletotrichum destructivum chromosome 3, complete sequence genomic stretch:
- a CDS encoding Putative alcohol dehydrogenase, zinc-type, GroES-like superfamily, NAD(P)-binding domain superfamily, with translation MVAVTVAPEAPVNGVAPAKTNGCCIAVTELKQRAAQVAAAADQETLDAPLPNPSLVVTADHQLKAEEAPVLAPKRGEALVHVKATGVCGSDIHFWKTGRIGSLVFEGDCIIGHEAAGVVIRCGEGVKNLKPGDRVAIEPGVPCGECFLCTDGRYNLCEDVQFAGVYPYHGTIQRYKCHPAKWLHKLPDNISYAEGALLEPLSVGMHGIRTAGLALGVGAVVCGAGPIGLVTLAAARASGAHPLVITDIEPSRLAFAKSLVPSVLTYRIDPALGNEGNGRAIRRLFGDDEYSAPRTVLECTGVESSICTAAFTVRRGGTVMVIGVGREIMNNLPFMHISLAEIKLEFINRYRDTWPAGIACLSSGILDLKSLISHTFPLERAVDALTLASDYRNGSIKVQIVDETDSPLF, from the exons ATGGTCGCCGTAACAGTAGCACCAGAGGCGCCCGTGAACGGCGTCGCGCCCGCAAAGACCAACGGCTGCTGCATCGCCGTGACGGAGTTGAAGCAGCGCGCCGCCcaagtcgccgccgcggccgaccAAGAGACCCTCGATGCGCCGCTGCCGAATCCCTCCCTCGTCGTCACGGCCGACCACCAGCtcaaggcggaggaggcgccgGTCCTGGCACCCAAACGGGGAGAGGCGTTGGTCCATGTCAAGGCGACGGGAGTTTGCGG ATCCGACATCCACTTCTGGAAGACGGGCCGCATCGGCTCGCTCGTCTTCGAGGGCGACTGCATCATCggccacgaggccgccggcgtcgtcatccgctgcggcgagggcgtcaagaacctcaagcccggcgaccGCGTCGCCATCGAACCCGGCGTGCCCTGCGGCGAGTGCTTCCTCTGCACCGATGGCCGCTACAACCTCTGCGAGGACGTCCAGTTCGCCGGCGTCTACCCGTACCACGGCACCATTCAACGCTACAAGTGCCACCCGGCCAAGTGGCTTCACAA ACTCCCCGACAACATCTCAtacgccgagggcgccctcctcgagccccTCAGCGTCGGCATGCACGGAATCCGcaccgccggcctcgcccttggcgtcggcgccgtcgtctgcGGCGCCGGGcccatcggcctcgtcaccctcgccgccgcccgcgcgTCAGGCGCCCACCCGCTCGTCATCACCGACATCGAGCCGTCGCGCCTCGCCTTCGCGAAGTCCCTCGTCCCGAGTGTCCTCACCTACCGGATCGACCCGGCCCTCGGCAACGAGGGCAACGGCAGAGCCATCCGCCGGCtcttcggcgacgacgagtacAGCGCGCCGCGGACCGTGCTCGAGTGTACAGGCGTCGAGAGCAGCATCTGCACGGCGGCCTTCAccgtccgccgcggcggcaccgtcatggtcatcggcgtcggccgcgAGATCATGAACAACCTGCCCTTCATGCACATCTCTCTAGCCGAG ATCAAGCTAGAGTTCATCAACAGGTACCGCGACACGTGGCCCGCCGGCATCGCTTGTCTGAGCAgcggcatcctcgacctcAAGAGCCTCATCTCGCACACGTTCCCGCTCGAGAgggccgtcgacgccctcacCCTCGCCTCGGACTACCGCAACGGCAGCATCAAGGTGCagatcgtcgacgagaccgaCTCGCCCCTCTTTTGA
- a CDS encoding Putative aldo/keto reductase, aldo-keto reductase, NADP-dependent oxidoreductase, producing MGKDTITLASGREMPLVGFGLWKVPREACADTVYNAIKTGYRLFDGAYDYQNEKEAGEGVRRAIADGLVKREDVFITTKLWNNYHRKEHAVAMAKKQNEAWGLGYIDLFLIHFPVALKYIDPAVNEFPCWWMDKEGTIVEPDHVPIRETWECMETLVDEGIAKSIGVSNFQAQSLYDIQSYARHPISSLQIEHHPYLVQPDLIAMAQENKIAVTAYSSFGPQSFLEISNKRAVDAKGLFEVDAVKDIAARHGVTPAQTLLRWATQRGVAVIPKSNSQHRLKQNLEVNGFDLTPKELEAISDLDLGLRFNDPGFYLPQRPLRIFA from the exons ATGGGCAAGGACACTATCACCCTCGCTTCCGGCCGTGAGATGCCCCTCGTGGGCTTCGGCCTGTGGAAGGTTCCCCGCGAGGCTTGCGCCGACACCGTTTACAAT gccatcaagaCCGGTTACCGCCTCTTCGACGGCGCCTACGACTACCAGAACGAaaaggaggccggcgagggtgtccgccgcgccatcgccgacgggCTCGTCAAGCGCGAGGACGTCTTCATCACGACCAAGCTGTGGAACAACTACCACCGCAAggagcacgccgtcgccatggccaagaagcagaacGAGGCCTGGGGTCTGGGCTACATCGACCTGTTCCTCATCCACTTCCCCGTCGCCCTCAAGTACATTGACCCGGCCGTCAACGAGTTTCCC TGCTGGTGGATGGACAAGGAGggcaccatcgtcgagccCGACCACGTGCCGATCCGCGAGACGTGGGAGTGCATGGAgacgctcgtcgacgagggcatcGCCAAGTCCATCGGCGTCTCCAACTTCCAGGCCCAGTCGCTCTACGACATCCAGTCCTACGCCCGCCACCCCATCTCTTCGCTCCAGATCGAGCACCACCCGTACCTCGTCCAGCccgacctcatcgccatgGCCCAGGAGAACAAGatcgccgtcacggcctACTCGTCCTTTGGCCCCCAGTCCTTCCTCGAGATCTCCAACaagcgcgccgtcgacgccaagggcctgttcgaggtcgacgccgtcaaggacatcGCCGCCCGGCACGGCGTCACGCCGGCCCAGACGCTGCTCCGCTGGGCCACGcagcgcggcgtcgccgtcattCCCAAGAGCAACAGCCAGCACCGCCTCAAGCAGAACCTCGAGGTCAACGGCTTCGACCTGACGCCCAAGGAACTCGAGGCCATCtcggacctcgacctcggcctgcgCTTCAACGACCCGGGCTTCTACCTGCCCCAGCGTCCCCTGCGCATCTTCGCTTAA
- a CDS encoding Putative zn(2)Cys(6) fungal-type DNA-binding domain-containing protein: MTADDTDAVSGSGGGTGSAAGAGAARQRHKRTRTGCLKCRIRRRKCDEGKPQCQRCIDGNFECQYGPRLTFLNKNALTVSPSPKAADAAAAAAATPKYSRLQFVGPGTSKQNPKGFVSSSSSSSPPPPQRPPDPTVATEISHTPASLPPSQTPTPTVFSFQANLQSPDHPPKLLPLEPSLAPTSHNSPPPPPPLVTQWRARSIGSIDSISHESLASPVGKLDISVQTPGRSLNNDAAYETALDVLLSLGNEGTGTGTAPSPGHGSGPYAVGGGGGGGGNGGDGTGVSPQDIMSISPASTRERRVSAVAQAAYAPIPSGIPQDRLLQLLRHFRYQVAPWLDLCDMSQTFGLYVPRLAIEDERVLHCLLAVAAVAQQAETRTLLDDVEYLKSLAAASPVYPEGVTISDGHLAHLTLWTACQFTSNIPDGWQSLSMTMGDGFWSAALAEATPKTLSILSVLIRFELAAALVTGAPIHIPEHLHHHSYNPISQQYTSSPIAESIFQCTIEPLLLCAQVVNLCAGSPPPRPRRPPPPPTDLGDHHPPPSPVQRWTQLSDALAAWYAERAQEFRPMVEMDGDESLFPVLLFTNGAAVLANQLYHTAMLLLLQNRPRTLQATASKKSSSSSSSPLWHARRVCGIALNNDRRDSWDLCLVASLYLAAQRMTYEPQQRAVLGCFDRVRALTGWDVDGFAARAREDWGLMM, from the exons ATGACGGCGGACGACACGGATGCAGTATCAGGAAGCGGCGGTGGTACCGGCAgtgctgctggtgccggGGCGGCGAGACAGCGGCACAAGAGGACGCGGACCGGGTGTCTAAAGTGTCGCATCCGACGGCGCAAAT GCGACGAAGGCAAACCGCAGTGCCAACGCTGTATCGACGGCAACTTTGAGTGCCAGTACGGCCCCCGGCTGACGTTCCTGAACAAGAACGCCTTGACCGTGTCGCCGTCACCAAAGGCCGCggacgcagcagcagcagcagcagcaacgccCAAATACTCAAGACTCCAG TTTGTCGGCCCGGGAACTTCAAAACAGAACCCCAAGGGCTTCGtatcatcgtcgtcgtcatcctctcctcctccaccgcaGAGGCCTCCAGACCCAACCGTCGCGACCGAGATATCACACACGCCAGCCTCTCTACCGCCGTCGCAGACACCCACACCGACAGTCTTTTCCTTCCAAGCGAACCTGCAATCCCCGGATCATCCCCCGAAACTGCTGCCCCTGGAACCGAGTCTGGCGCCCACATCTCACAactcgccgccaccgccgccgccactcGTCACGCAATGGCGGGCACGAAGCATCGGCAGCATCGACAGCATCAGCCACGAGAGCCTCGCCTCGCCAGTGGGGAAGCTCGATATCTCGGTGCAGACGCCGGGCCGGTCTCTGAACAACGACGCCGCGTATGAGACGGCGCTCGACGTTTTGCTGTCCCTGGGCAACGAGGGTACGGGCACAggcacggcgccgtcgccgggtcACGGATCCGGGCCGTAtgctgttggtggtggtggtggtggtggtggtaatggcggcgacggaacAGGGGTCAGTCCCCAGGACATCATGTCCATCTCGCCCGCTtcgacgagggagaggagagtgTCTGCGGTGGCACAGGCGGCGTACGCCCCGATACCGTCTGGCATCCCTCAAGACcggctgctgcagttgttgcgGCACTTTCGATATCAGGTCGCGCCGTGG CTTGACTTGTGCGACATGAGCCAGACGTTCGGTCTCTATGTCCCTCGACTTGCCATTGAGGACGAGCGCGTTCTTCACTGCCTCCTGGCCGTGGCGGCCGTGGCTCAACAGGCCGAGACGCGGAcgcttctcgacgacgtcgagtaCCTCAAGTCTCTTGCTGCGGCGAGCCCTGTATATCCCGAGGGTGTGACCATCAGCGATGGCCATCTAGCCCACTTGACGCTGTGGACGGCGTGCCAGTTCACGTCCAATATCCCGGACGGATGGCAGAGTCTGTCCATGACGATGGGGGACGGTTTCTGGAGCGCAGCACTGGCTGAAGCAACCCCCAAGACACTTTCGATTCTGTCTGTACTAATACGATTCG AACTCGCAGCCGCCCTCGTGACCGGCGCCCCTATTCACATCCCCGAGCATCTACACCACCACAGCTACAACCCGATATCCCAGCAATACACCTCCTCCCCGATCGCCGAATCCATCTTCCAATGCACCATCGAGCCGCTCCTCCTCTGCGCTCAGGTCGTGAATCTCTGCGCCGGCAGCCCTCCTCCGCGACcacgacgaccaccaccaccacccacagACCTCGGAGACCATCACCCGCCTCCGTCCCCCGTCCAACGCTGGACGCAGCTCAGcgacgccctggccgccTGGTACGCCGAGAGAGCGCAGGAGTTCCGGCCCATGGTCGAgatggacggcgacgagagccTGTtccccgtcctcctcttcaccaacggcgccgccgtgctggcgAACCAGCTGTACCACACCGCcatgctgttgctgctgcagaACCGGCCGCGCACACTGCAAGCGACGGCGTCCAAGAagtcgtcttcctcgtcgtcgtcaccacTATGGCACGCCCGGCGCGTGTGCGGCATCGCACTGAACAATGACCGGCGCGACAGCTGGGATCTCTGCCTCGTCGCGTCGCTGTACCTCGCGGCGCAGCGGATGACGTACGAGCCGCAGCAGAGGGCCGTCCTCGGCTGCTTCGACCGCGTGAGGGCGTTGACGGGCTGGGACGTCGACGGGTtcgcggcgagggcgcgaGAGGACTGGGGGTTGATGATGTAG
- a CDS encoding Putative fungal transcription factor, with translation MLSPTTTGDSTTVTAPLEDPETSGSGLHSQSESQTQAQSHSHSHPQSHSYSHSHSHLTPGTPAPSTWGLGAPTPSQHLSSEASTSPAESWRLDEFVTDPGYLAYQEELRCLIFNTAQTAAPTREGTPEAAEGGFSAGGFAAPGTILGDEGTARRQAGQILGTGRRLEYLKNYVGEVAPWLDMFDSDRAFGIQVPVLARGSPALLYAVLALSARQMERKEAGKQTSFDSLELYQEAIRLLTPLLQSRDQKIIPICTILCCLEMMSASAQDWRKHLEGCAALFDSFYVHGFSGGLLQAVFWCYARMDLCGALISDGTESTLLTPSKWLPSGASHNEARELFGQSGTPDMHANYAVYLCAKVCELVADRTRHFELGDPDGSSPEELTDRWVRLWEDLQAWTRDRPPELLPVQSIPGSPFPQILFLHWAAISSNQLYHTACTLLLGSMPRPPLPLNLKLGGGGGGGVTAGSAVWHAKRICGISLANPHQGCLNNAIQPLWVAGRLLSHRSEHALLVRLIRSIEAVTGWGTCWRIDDLEAAWGYKVRKELRAG, from the exons ATGCTCTCGCCGACAACCACCGGCGACTCAACAACGGTCACGGCGCCTCTCGAAGACCCCGAGacctccggctccggcttgCACTCTCAGTCTGAATCTCAGACTCAGGCTCagtctcactctcactctcatccTCAATCTCACTCCTACTCTCACTCCCATTCTCACCTCACACCGGGGACGCCAGCGCCCTCAACCTGGGGCCTTGGCGCCCCGACGCCCTCGCAGCACCTCTCCTCCgaggcctcgacgtcgccggccgagtcGTGGCGGCTGGACGAGTTCGTCACGGACCCCGGCTACCTGGCCTACCAGGAGGAGCTGCGATGCCTCATCTTCAACACGGCCCAGACGGCCGCCCCGACGCGGGAGGGAacgcccgaggccgccgaagGGGGgttctcggccggcggcttcgcggCCCCGGGGACCATtttgggcgacgagggcacCGCGCGGCGGCAGGCCGGCCAGATCCTCGGTACTGGCCGGAGGCTGGAGTATCTCAAGAACTacgtcggcgaggttgcGCCCTGG CTCGACATGTTCGACAGTGACCGCGCGTTCGGCATACAAGTGCCCGTCCTAGCCCGCGGCTCGCCGGCGCTCCTCtacgccgtcctcgccctctcggcGCGCCAGATGGAGCGCAAGGAGGCGGGCAAGCAGACCTCCTTCGACAGCCTCGAGCTGTACCAGGAGGCCATCCGGCTCCtgacgccgctgctgcagTCCCGCGACCAGAAAATTATCCCCATCTGCACGATCCTGTGCTGCCTCGAGATGATGTCGGCCAGCGCGCAGGACTGGCGGAAGCACCTCGAGGGGTGCGCCGCGCTGTTCGACTCGTTCTACGTCCACGGCTTCAGCGGCGGGCTGTTGCAGGCCGTGTTTTGGTGTTATGCCAGGATGG ATCTCTGCGGCGCCCTCATCTCGGACGGCACCGAGAGCACCCTCCTCACGCCTTCCAAGTGGCTACCGAGCGGCGCCTCCCACAACGAGGCCCGCGAGCTCTTCGGCCAGTCCGGCACCCCGGACATGCACGCCAACTACGCCGTCTACCTCTGCGCCAAGGTCTGCGAGCTCGTGGCCGACAGGACGCGCCACTTCGAACTCGGCGACCCCGACGGCAGCAGCCCCGAGGAGCTGACGGACCGCTGGGTCCGGCTCTGGGAGGACCTCCAGGCGTGGACGAGGGACCGGCCCCCGGAGCTGCTGCCCGTCCAGAGCATCCCGGGCAGCCCGTTCCCGCAGATCCTCTTCCTGCACTGGGCGGCCATCTCGTCGAACCAGCTGTACCACACGGCCTGCACGCTGCTCCTCGGATCgatgccgcggccgccgcttcCCCTGAACCTCAAGctgggtggcggcggcggaggcggcgtcaCGGCGGGCTCGGCCGTCTGGCACGCCAAGCGCATCTGCGGCATCTCGCTCGCGAACCCGCACCAGGGCTGCCTCAACAACGCCATCCAGCCACTTTGGGTTGCCGGCCGGCTGCTGAGCCACCGGTCGGAGCACGCGCTGCTGGTGCGGCTCATCCGCagcatcgaggccgtcacgGGATGGGGCACCTGTTGGAGgatcgacgacctcgaggccgcctgGGGGTACAAAGTCCGCAAGGAGCTGAGGGCCGGGTGA
- a CDS encoding Putative alpha-L-rhamnosidase, concanavalin-like domain, six-hairpin glycosidase superfamily: MPSLHVSSLRFEHHPTGLGVSSPTPRLSWHVTSDSIPKNWQQTSYLLEITRGSNQPQTFQVDGSSTTLVPWPDSPLVSAETASVRVKSNGSSDDGQLDTEWSNPATVEAGLFSQGEWTATPITAPPRSASHADERGIRPVRFRRTFDAPETAGKGRVRLYITALGIYEAYLNGNRIGDECLAPGWTAYQHRIQYQVFDVASLLKPGQTNVLSVEVSEGWYAGRVLWGEGLTCFYGDRIGVLAQLDILSDDTTSVPAFRLTTDGSWECHASPIVASGIYDGETYDLGLEVTDWHHDNTTRWSAVETLPFPKSSLVASSCPPVRITETVKPVQISTDAAGKTLVDFGQNLVGKLVVHSLQKPDGHRLTIRHAEVLENGVLGVRPLRAAKATDTVIFGGGGLRLRDWSPHFTYHGFRYVELDGWAADEVTRDSLSAVVMHTDMARTGFFSCSDDAVNALHRNVVWSMRGNFVSIPTDCPQRDERLGWTGDIQVFSPTASFLYDCAGMLGNWMRDVVLDQRDAGGVVPLVVPNVMRDGPWPSVPQAVWDDVVVLVPWTLYKWFGDAGVLRETYPGMRDYLRSVQRSEDGLWDPDLWQLGDWLDPNAPPAEPGLARTDGTLVADAYLVYVTDVVSRIAGVLGLAADAEDLAAEHVRLKQLFRDKYMTKAGFVVADSQTALALALLFDLHETPAQRTAAAARLARLVRYAKFRVSTGFAGTPVVLHALSETGHAQVAYRMLLETGCPSWLYPVVRMGATTVWERWDSMMEDGTVNPGEMTSFNHYALGSVANWMHAGIAGLAPLEAGWKKFRVRPRPGGGLKHAEAEFRSPNGTVKSRWEVRAGDRFVVEVTVPLNAAAVVSMPDESEETVGSGTYTFEGGLGSEVKEWPPEALLTQFGL; this comes from the coding sequence ATGCCGTCCCTTCACGTCTCGTCCCTCCGTTTCGAGCACCATCCAACCGGGCTCGGCGTCTCCTCCCCAACACCGCGCCTCTCGTGGCACGTAACATCGGACTCTATCCCCAAGAACTGGCAGCAGACGTCCTACCTCCTTGAGATTACTCGTGGCTCCAATCAACCCCAGACGTTCCAAGTagacggcagcagcaccacgCTCGTCCCTTGGCCCGACTCCCCGCTGGTATCGGCGGAAACCGCCTCGGTCCGCGTCAAATCCAACGGCTCATCTGATGATGGGCAGTTAGACACAGAATGGTCCAATCCGGCCACAGTGGAGGCCGGCCTCTTCTCGCAGGGTGAATGGACGGCGACACCCATCACGGCGCCCCCACGCTCGGCCTCTCACGCCGACGAACGGGGAATCCGGCCGGTCCGGTTCCGCAGGACGTTCGACGCCCCCGAAACGGCCGGAAAAGGCCGTGTCAGACTCTACATCACGGCGCTCGGCATATACGAAGCTTACCTGAACGGCAACCGTATCGGTGACGAGTGCCTCGCCCCGGGGTGGACGGCGTACCAGCACCGCATCCAGTACCAGGTGTTCGACGTGGCATCCCTGCTGAAGCCAGGCCAGACGAACGTCTTATCAGTGGAGGTGAGCGAGGGATGGTATGCCGGCCGTGTTCTTTGGGGAGAGGGCCTCACTTGCTTCTACGGAGACCGCATCGGCGTCCTGGCGCAGCTCGATATACTGAGTGACGACACCACATCAGTTCCGGCTTTTCGACTCACCACAGACGGTTCCTGGGAGTGTCATGCCTCGCCCATCGTCGCCAGCGGCATCTACGACGGCGAGACATACGACCTCGGACTCGAAGTCACGGACTGGCACCACGACAACACGACCCGGTGGTCCGCCGTCGAGACCCTTCCGTTCCCCAAGTCCTCCCTCGTCGCATCCTCCTGCCCGCCAGTACGCATCACAGAGACGGTCAAGCCAGTCCAGATATCTACCGATGCCGCGGGCAAGACGCTCGTCGACTTTGGCCAGAACCTCGTCGGGAAGCTCGTCGTCCACTCCCTCCAGAAGCCAGACGGCCACCGCCTGACGATCCGGCatgccgaggtcctcgaaaacggcgtcctcggcgtccgaCCGCTCCGCGCGGCCAAGGCCACAgacaccgtcatcttcggcggcggcggactcCGTCTGCGAGACTGGTCCCCCCATTTCACGTACCACGGCTTCCGCtacgtcgagctcgacggctgggcggcggacgaggtgacGCGGGACTccctctcggccgtcgtcatgCACACCGACATGGCGCGgacgggcttcttctcgtgctccgacgacgccgtcaacgcGCTGCACCGCAACGTCGTCTGGAGCATGCGCGGCAACTTCGTCTCCATCCCGACCGACTGCCCCCAGCGCGACGAGCGCCTCGGCTGGACCGGCGACATCCAGGTCTTCAGCCCGACGGCCTCGTTCCTGTACGACTGCGCCGGCATGCTGGGCAACTGGATGCGGGACGTGGTGCTCGACCAgcgggacgccggcggcgtcgtcccgCTCGTCGTGCCCAACGTCATGAGGGACGGGCCGTGGCCCTCCGTGCCGCAGGCCGTCTGGGatgacgtcgtcgtcctcgtgcCCTGGACCCTGTACAAGTGGTTCGGCGACGCCGGTGTCCTCCGGGAGACGTACCCCGGCATGCGAGACTACCTCCGGTCCGTCCAGCGGAGCGAGGACGGCCTCTGGGACCCGGACCTGTGGCAGCTCGGCGACTGGCTCGACCCCaacgcgccgccggccgagccGGGCCTCGCCAGAACGGACGGCACTCTCGTGGCGGACGCGTACCTCGTCTACGTCACGGACGTCGTCTCCCGGATCGctggcgtcctcggcctcgccgccgacgccgaggaccttgcGGCCGAGCACGTACGCCTCAAGCAGCTCTTCCGGGATAAGTACATGACGAAGGCAgggttcgtcgtcgccgactcCCAGACGGCGCTcgcgctggcgctgctctTCGACCTGCACGAGACCCCGGCCCAGCggaccgcggcggcggcgcggctcGCGCGGCTGGTGCGGTACGCCAAGTTCCGGGTGTCGACGGGCTTCGCGGGCACGCCCGTGGTGCTGCACGCGCTCTCGGAGACGGGCCACGCGCAGGTGGCGTACCGCATGCTGCTCGAGACCGGATGCCCGTCGTGGCTGTACCCCGTCGTCCGGAtgggggcgacgacggtgtggGAGCGGTGGGACAGCATGATGGAGGACGGCACGGTGAACCCGGGGGAGATGACGAGCTTCAACCACTACGCGCTCGGCAGCGTCGCGAACTGGATGCACGCGGGGATCGCGGGGTTGGCGCCGCTGGAGGCCGGGTGGAAGAAGTTCCGGGtgcggccgcggccgggaggggggctgaagcacgccgaggccgagttccGGAGCCCGAACGGGACGGTGAAGAGCCGATGGGAGGTGAGGGCGGGGGATCGGTTCGTGGTGGaggtgacggtgccgttgaacgccgccgccgtcgtttCCATGCCggacgagagcgaggagaCGGTTGGATCGGGGACTTATACGTTTGAGGGCGGTCTTGGGTCTGAGGTGAAGGAGTGGCCGCCCGAGGCTTTGTTGACTCAGTTTGGGTTGTAA